In Doryrhamphus excisus isolate RoL2022-K1 chromosome 7, RoL_Dexc_1.0, whole genome shotgun sequence, one genomic interval encodes:
- the calhm3 gene encoding calcium homeostasis modulator protein 3 yields MERLKLVLQYFQSNSESISNGICVVLALVSVKLYTSLDFNCPCLPRYNKVYSLGVMVVPPVILFFLGVLVNRHTAVMMEEWMRPVGKRSKNPAVVKYLFSAMIQRAFLAPMVWILVTLLDGKIFICAFSVSVDPSLFSGLPNNTGLDAVRIMAKVPCKEDVIFRNSSFHKAVSRYVRCYSQAVGWSVLLFLIVLGALGRLLKPCLDDQATFLQTRYWSSYLDVEQKLFDETCVLHARDFAQKCVVQFFQDVKENMDLCLPHPHVIQHFTQESDEDEDEAERLHGITKQEQVDQLLQKWYFSKPELDITKTYKSRMTTTWKQGRESFVSSNV; encoded by the exons ATGGAGCGTCTCAAGCTAGTCCTGCAGTATTTCCAGTCCAACTCGGAGTCCATCTCCAACGGGATCTGCGTGGTCCTGGCCTTGGTGAGCGTGAAGCTTTACACCAGCCTGGACTTCAACTGTCCCTGCCTTCCTCGCTACAACAAAGTCTACTCTCTCGGGGTGATGGTGGTCCCGCCCGTCATCCTCTTCTTCCTGGGGGTCCTGGTCAACCGACACACGGCCGTCATGATGGAGGAGTGGATGAGGCCGGTCGGGAAGAGGTCCAAAAATCCAGCTGTGGTCAA ATATTTATTCTCAGCCATGATCCAGCGGGCCTTTCTTGCACCGATGGTGTGGATCCTGGTCACGTTGCTGGATGGGAAAATATTCATATGTGCCTTCAGTGTGAGCGTGGATCCTTCACTCTTCTCAG GTTTGCCCAACAACACGGGACTGGATGCTGTCAGAATCATGGCCAAAGTTCCCTGCAAGGAGGACGTCATCTTCAGGAACAGCTCTTTCCATAAAGCCGTTTCTCGTTACGTCCGCTGCTATTCACAG GCCGTGGGCTGGTCCGTCCTCCTTTTCTTGATCGTATTGGGAGCACTGGGACGCCTCCTCAAGCCTTGTTTGGACGACCAGGCCACCTTCCTGCAGACGCGCTACTGGAGCAGCTACCTGGACGTGGAGCAGAAGCTCTTTGATGAAACGTGCGTCCTCCATGCTCGAGACTTTGCCCAAAAATGTGTTGTGCAGTTCTTCCAGGACGTGAAGGAGAACATGGACCTCTGTCTCCCGCATCCGCACGTCATTCAACACTTCACACAGGAGTCagacgaggacgaggacgagGCCGAGCGGCTTCATGGAATAACAAAGCAGGAGCAGGTGGATCAACTTCTCCAAAAATGGTACTTCAGCAAACCCGAACTGGACATCACCAAAACCTACAAATCCAGGATGACCACAACGTGGAAGCAAGGGCGAGAGAGCTTCGTATCTTCTAATGTATAG